In Lachancea thermotolerans CBS 6340 chromosome H complete sequence, a single genomic region encodes these proteins:
- the UBC8 gene encoding E2 ubiquitin-conjugating protein UBC8 (highly similar to uniprot|P28263 Saccharomyces cerevisiae YEL012W UBC8 Ubiquitin-conjugating enzyme that negatively regulates gluconeogenesis by mediating the glucose-induced ubiquitination of fructose-1 6-bisphosphatase (FBPase) cytoplasmic enzyme that catalyzes the ubiquitination of histones in vitro) translates to MSNSKRRIETDVMKLLMSDHDVELVDDNMQEFHIKFHGPQGTPYEAGVWRLHVELPDNYPYKSPSIGFVNKIFHPNIDAASGSICLDVINSTWSPLYDLINIVEWMIPGLLKEPNGSDPLNNEAATLQLKNKELYEQKIREFIDKYATEERYRSMFGVGKSDDEDEDGGDDDDAEDDADVGNDTVDDATLDNLSDADFSDELSNIEVSDDDDGVDDEDEDVDDPGLSDADLDE, encoded by the exons ATGAG CAACTCGAAGAGGAGAATCGAAACAGACGtgatgaagctgctgaTGAGCGACCACGACGTCGAACTCGTGGATGACAACATGCAGGAGTTCCATATCAAGTTCCATGGCCCGCAAGGCACGCCCTACGAGGCCGGCGTGTGGCGTCTGCACGTCGAGCTTCCGGACAACTACCCGTACAAGTCGCCCAGCATAGGGTTTGTGAACAAGATCTTCCACCCGAACATTGACGCAGCGTCCGGGTCCATTTGCCTGGACGTGATCAACTCGACGTGGAGCCCGCTGTACGACCTGATCAACATCGTGGAATGGATGATTCCAGGGCTGCTGAAGGAGCCCAACGGCAGCGACCCGCTGAACAACGAGGCTGCGACGCTgcagctcaagaacaaggagCTCTACGAGCAGAAAATCCGCGAGTTTATCGACAAGTACGCGACCGAGGAGCGGTACCGTAGCATGTTCGGCGTAGGGAAGagcgacgacgaagacgaagacggtggtgacgacgacgacgccGAAGATGACGCCGATGTCGGTAACGACACGGTCGACGATGCAACGCTTGATAACTTGTCGGACGCGGATTTCAGCGACGAGCTCTCTAACATCGAGGTCagtgacgacgacgacggcgtggacgacgaagacgaagacgtCGACGACCCGGGTCTCTCGGATGCGGACCTCGATGAGTGA
- the HTL1 gene encoding Htl1p (similar to uniprot|Q9URQ5 Saccharomyces cerevisiae YCR020W-B HTL1 Subunit of the RSC chromatin remodeling complex), which translates to MTQNNNVTLKTLTAHELLAARENMCEALGLVDDSERHEVIVGLRREEELRALRARLDALRADVERERGSQA; encoded by the coding sequence ATGACCCAGAACAACAACGTTACACTGAAGACACTGACTGCGCACGAGCTGCTTGCGGCGCGCGAAAACATGTGCGAGGCGCTCGGGCTCGTGGACGATAGTGAGCGGCACGAGGTCATAGTGGGCCTAAGACGCGAAGAGGAGTTGCGTGCGCTACGCGCGCGGCTGGACGCTCTTCGCGCAGACGtcgagcgcgagcgcggcTCCCAGGCGTGA
- the CWH43 gene encoding Cwh43p (similar to uniprot|P25618 Saccharomyces cerevisiae YCR017C CWH43 Putative sensor/transporter protein involved in cell wall biogenesis contains 14-16 transmembrane segments and several putative glycosylation and phosphorylation sites null mutation is synthetically lethal with pkc1 deletion), with product MVTVNASIVPVVHTICASSAFLAALIVGWKLHFHKIVTNAHYTYPDEWFPSVSATIGDRYPERSIFQILIALTSFPRFLLLLGHYMINKSLLCFLVGLARTVSCGGWVYITSTDDHDTHDVFMIAYIILTLPWDLLVIRKSEFKTGKIAAMTAFFGTIVPLIYWYVQHQVHKRAGAYSVYAYFEWSLIILDIAFDALAYHDFKKLSLNLELTSDIGNWFFMFKNKDSSKPAAANALKKTVDEEVRDISYAQECTQDSIDLDYAPPGEEDVDDNDSDSFADESMGLLQSDEAELKIMIQEEDDIIYLADNGSAIRVPAQDSFAYILVNLLNSMLFWTLVTSLLCMVWYFPLWYMGISGYEASIFAFVSPFLLYLPCVPMISGVYGPLFTALVGIGAYLVPQPESRLLTASLAGGITALTFTNTLKDISNQASTHMFAITWVLGLATSVILKMAFFSNNPLWPILNEENGGWNKTGLAVMTLVAVFTPSVNAVHYQNPDTQVNEKPCFAKKLTISAGFGALIFSIHQLLTDASTIIYWSWEGWDTNGSQGPLTWPYSSLTCAGLVLACLSTKYILGKPAIPSLILCLSTCVLASNSITGWTKYIFGGLVYVFGTIWMVPLYFSKMNVIKSPGAFSFAFVVYLILVLAHVWTVAYAFVPFGWVLRERIGVVLSLTTSMIVAGGLSGAEGTSGTRKISKKFWTRIYFVGFVMLASIGGITYNLAPTGVPTPYNIEDNVITAGIWTIHFGLDNDLWSSEQKMIDLIRDMELDVVGLLETDTQRITMGNRDLTSKMAHDLEMYADFGPGPNKHTWGCVLLSKFPIINSTHHLMPSPVGELAPAIHATLKTYDDILVDVFVFHGGQEEDEEDRRLQSEEMARLMGNTDRPTILLSYLVTDPHEGNYNNYVSEKSGMHDIDPDDDDRWCQYILYKKLGRSGYARVSRGSVTDTELQVGKFRVLDNEELAAYGDSIYDATLLEDGAEISEGLKFPDKFKGEGERGHYYHVFDEPRYYQTPWEV from the coding sequence ATGGTAACAGTCAACGCCAGCATAGTGCCCGTGGTGCACACCATATGTGCGTCCTCCGCATTCTTGGCGGCACTCATTGTCGGATGGAAACTGCATTTCCACAAAATTGTAACAAATGCACACTACACATACCCTGATGAATGGTTTCCGAGTGTCTCGGCGACCATTGGAGACCGCTATCCAGAAAGATCGATATTTCAGATCCTGATAGCGCTAACGTCGTTCCCGCGGTTTTTACTACTTCTTGGCCACTATATGATCAATAAGTCGCTGTTGTGCTTCCTAGTCGGACTTGCGAGAACTGTAAGCTGCGGCGGCTGGGTCTACATTACGAGTACAGACGACCACGACACTCATGACGTCTTCATGATCGCGTACATCATTTTGACGCTGCCTTGGGATTTACTGGTCATCCGGAAATCTGAATTCAAAACAGGGAAAATTGCCGCTATGACAGCGTTTTTCGGCACTATCGTCCCACTCATCTACTGGTATGTGCAGCATCAAGTCCACAAGAGGGCTGGTGCGTACTCGGTCTACGCTTACTTTGAATGGTCTTTGATCATACTGGACATCGCCTTTGACGCATTGGCGTACCAcgacttcaagaagctcagcCTCAACCTGGAGCTCACTTCGGACATCGGAAACTGGTTCTTCATGTTCAAGAATAAGGACTCTTCGAAACCGGCTGCGGCAAACGCGCTGAAAAAGACCGTAGACGAAGAGGTCAGAGATATTTCCTACGCTCAGGAGTGTACTCAGGACTCGATTGATCTCGACTACGCTCCacctggagaagaagatgtGGATGACAACGACTCTGACTCGTTTGCCGACGAGAGTATGGGGCTGCTGCAATCCGATGAGGCTGAACTAAAGATTATGATCCAGGAAGAGGACGATATTATCTACCTTGCGGACAACGGTTCCGCTATCCGCGTCCCTGCGCAGGATTCTTTTGCTTACATTCTGGTGAACCTGCTGAACTCCATGCTGTTTTGGACATTGGTCACCTCTCTGCTGTGTATGGTGTGGTATTTCCCTCTTTGGTACATGGGTATTTCAGGCTACGAAGCATCTATTTTCGCGTTCGTTTCGCCCTTCCTCCTTTACCTTCCATGCGTCCCTATGATCAGTGGAGTCTATGGTCCCTTGTTTACTGCTCTGGTTGGGATTGGCGCTTATCTTGTTCCTCAGCCTGAATCCAGGTTGCTGACTGCTTCGTTGGCTGGTGGTATAACGGCGCTAACGTTCACGAACACCTTGAAGGACATCAGCAACCAAGCCTCAACTCATATGTTTGCCATTACATGGGTATTGGGCCTCGCAACCTCTGTCATCCTAAAGATGGCGTTCTTTTCCAATAACCCTCTGTGGCCCATTCTGAACGAGGAGAATGGTGGATGGAACAAGACCGGGTTGGCGGTGATGACCCTTGTTGCGGTCTTCACTCCAAGCGTGAATGCTGTTCATTACCAAAACCCTGACACTCAGGTTAACGAAAAGCCTTGCTTTGCGAAAAAGTTGACCATTTCTGCTGGATTTGGTGCACTGATTTTCTCTATTCATCAACTGCTAACAGACGCTTCAACTATTATTTACTGGTCATGGGAAGGTTGGGACACAAACGGCTCTCAAGGTCCCTTGACATGGCCCTACAGCTCTTTGACGTGCGCCGGCTTAGTTCTAGCATGTTTGAGTACCAAATACATCCTTGGAAAGCCTGCAATTCCATCCCTTATTTTGTGTCTCTCTACCTGTGTCCTCGCTTCAAACTCAATAACTGGATGGACGAAGTATATTTTTGGCGGTTTGGTGTATGTTTTTGGGACTATTTGGATGGTGCCCCTGTACTTTTCCAAAATGAATGTCATTAAGAGCCCCGGAGCTTTCAGTTTTGCATTTGTTGTCTACTTGATCTTAGTTCTAGCGCATGTGTGGACCGTTGCCTACGCATTTGTTCCTTTCGGTTGGGTTTTACGTGAGAGAATTGGAGTTGTTCTATCTCTGACCACTAGTATGATTGTTGCTGGCGGTTTATCCGGTGCGGAGGGGACATCGGGGACGCGTAAAATCAGTAAGAAGTTTTGGACGCGTATTTACTTTGTTGGCTTTGTTATGTTGGCCTCTATCGGGGGTATCACGTATAACCTTGCACCCACTGGAGTTCCCACACCTTATAATATCGAGGATAACGTAATAACAGCTGGTATTTGGACCATTCATTTCGGGCTAGACAACGACTTATGGTCTTCCGAGCAAAAAATGATTGACCTTATCAGAGACATGGAACTAGATGTGGTCGGCTTGCTTGAAACGGACACGCAACGTATCACAATGGGTAACAGGGATCTCACGAGTAAGATGGCGCATGACCTGGAGATGTACGCCGACTTCGGGCCAGGACCAAACAAGCACACCTGGGGTTGCGTTTTGCTTTCTAAATTCCCTATCATCAACTCAACGCATCACCTAATGCCCTCGCCTGTTGGGGAGTTGGCACCTGCCATTCATGCTACATTGAAAACTTACGACGACATCCTGGTAGACGTTTTCGTGTTCCACGGgggccaagaagaagatgaagaagacagAAGACTGCAAAGTGAAGAAATGGCTAGATTGATGGGTAACACTGACCGTCCTACCATTTTATTGAGTTATCTTGTCACTGATCCACACGAGGGAAACTACAACAACTATGTCAGCGAAAAGTCGGGAATGCACGACATCGATCCTGATGATGACGACAGATGGTGTCAATACATTCTCTACAAGAAACTCGGGAGAAGCGGATACGCTCGCGTCAGCCGTGGTTCAGTCACGGATACGGAATTGCAAGTGGGGAAATTTAGAGTTCTTGACAACGAGGAGTTAGCTGCCTATGGCGACTCAATTTACGACGCTACCCTCTTAGAGGATGGAGCGGAGATCTCTGAAGGACTGAAGTTCCCAGACAAATTCAAGGGCGAGGGTGAAAGAGGTCATTATTACCACGTATTTGACGAGCCCAGATACTACCAAACCCCGTGGGAAGTATAA
- the SWM2 gene encoding Swm2p (weakly similar to uniprot|P40342 Saccharomyces cerevisiae YNR004W Hypothetical ORF), with translation MNAAPRDLLRQFLDSFTDIAVIPVRLTPVLSRYYDAIAKDPELSKLALEKCNYVLENLSAHSPEIVTRCSRLYEALTAAKERDAAGNLIVEHINLESVSDMPFLSRDQHMANLIIEEIDVADYIEESPS, from the coding sequence ATGAATGCCGCTCCTAGAGATTTGCTGCGGCAATTTCTGGACAGTTTCACAGACATAGCAGTTATACCGGTGCGGCTGACACCGGTTCTTTCTAGGTATTATGACGCCATTGCTAAAGATCCAGAGCTTAGCAAACTAGCTTTGGAAAAGTGCAACTACGTCCTAGAGAACCTCAGCGCACACAGCCCCGAAATTGTCACGAGGTGTAGCCGCCTCTACGAAGCGCTTACAGCTGCGAAAGAGCGTGATGCGGCCGGGAATCTCATAGTAGAACACATTAACTTAGAGAGTGTCTCTGACATGCCGTTTTTGAGTCGTGATCAACATATGGCTAACTTGattattgaagaaataGATGTAGCAGATTATATAGAAGAATCGCCTTCATAG
- the GLC3 gene encoding 1,4-alpha-glucan branching enzyme (highly similar to uniprot|P32775 Saccharomyces cerevisiae YEL011W GLC3 Glycogen branching enzyme involved in glycogen accumulation green fluorescent protein (GFP)-fusion protein localizes to the cytoplasm in a punctate pattern) encodes MGNVPENVRPAVELDPWLEPFAAVLSERRELADKWAGDIRGSLGAGREHTLAAFARDGYQQFGLHADARTKEIRYREWAPNAQRAFLVGDFNGWNTESHELTQRDQYGVFSTTIAPLASGDFAIPHDSRIKVLLVLGDGTQLYRLPAWITRATQPDKETARQYGPSYEARFWNPPTQYEFRHARPRFSRDLDSLRIYEAHIGISSPEPKVASYRDFTANVLPKIRELGYDAIQLMAIMEHAYYASFGYQVTNFFAISSRYGTPEDLKELVDTAHGMGLLVLLDVVHSHASKNVEDGLNRFDGSDHQYFHSLLSRRGEHPLWDSRLFNYGSFEVLRFLLSNLAFYVDIYHFDGFRFDGVTSMLYNHHGVGAGGAFSGDYNEYLSKERSDVDHEALAYLMLANDLVRELLPESGVTIAEDVSGYPTLCLPRASGGAGFDYRLAMALPDMWIKLLKEKSDDDWEMGNIVHTLTNRRHGEKVVAYAESHDQALVGDKTLAFWLMDAAMYTDMTVLKPLTPVVDRGIALHKLIRLITHTLGGEAYLNFEGNEFGHPEWLDFPNVNNHDSYHYARRQFNLVDDHLLRYRHLYNFDKAMQLCERQFKWLNTPQAYISLKHEVDKVIAFERNGHLFIFNFHPTQSFADYRIGVERSGSYRIVLNSDRPEFGGHNRIDEDNSKFFTTDLRWNNRSNYIQVYIPTRTALILALDN; translated from the coding sequence ATGGGAAATGTGCCAGAAAACGTGAGACCCGCAGTTGAGCTCGACCCCTGGCTCGAGCCCTTCGCAGCAGTACTCTCGGAGCGCCGAGAGCTCGCAGACAAGTGGGCTGGTGATATCCGTGGGAGCCTGGGCGCTGGTCGTGAGCACACGCTAGCAGCATTCGCGCGAGACGGGTACCAGCAATTCGGGCTCCATGCGGACGCGAGAACCAAGGAGATCCGGTACCGCGAGTGGGCACCCaacgcgcagcgcgcgtTCCTCGTGGGCGACTTCAACGGGTGGAACACTGAGTCGCACGAGCTGACGCAGCGGGACCAATACGGGGTGTTTTCGACAACAATTGCGCCGCTGGCTTCGGGCGATTTCGCAATCCCACATGATTCTCGCATCAAAGTCTTGTTAGTACTGGGCGACGGAACGCAATTGTACCGGCTGCCCGCGTGGATCACGCGGGCGACGCAGCCAGACAAGGAGACCGCGCGGCAGTACGGCCCCAGCTACGAGGCGCGGTTCTGGAACCCACCCACACAGTACGAGTTCCGCCACGCACGCCCACGTTTCAGCCGTGATCTGGATTCACTGCGCATCTACGAAGCGCACATTGGTATTTCTTCACCTGAGCCCAAGGTCGCGTCATACCGCGACTTTACGGCCAACGTTCTTCCCAAGATTCGCGAACTGGGCTACGACGCGATCCAGCTCATGGCCATCATGGAGCACGCGTACTATGCGTCGTTCGGGTACCAGGTCACGAACTTCTTCGCGATCAGCTCGCGGTACGGCACGCCCGAGGACCTGAAGGAACTCGTGGACACCGCGCACGGCATGGGGCTGCTGGTCCTGCTCGACGTTGTGCACAGTCACGCGTCTAAGAACGTTGAAGACGGCCTCAACAGGTTCGACGGGTCGGACCACCAGTACTTCCACTCGCTCTTGTCCCGCAGGGGCGAGCACCCGCTGTGGGACTCGCGTCTGTTCAACTACGGCAGTTTCGAGGTACTGCGCTTCCTGCTCAGTAACCTCGCCTTCTACGTCGATATCTATCACTTTGACGGGTTCCGCTTCGACGGCGTCACTTCTATGCTTTACAACCACCATGGAGtgggcgccggcggcgccTTCAGCGGCGACTACAACGAGTATCTCTCCAAAGAGCGGTCTGATGTCGACCACGAGGCTCTCGCATACCTCATGCTGGCTAATGACTTAGTCCGCGAGCTCTTGCCGGAAAGCGGCGTCACTATCGCAGAGGACGTCTCCGGGTACCCAACGCTCTGTCTGCCTCGCGCGagcggcggcgcgggcTTCGACTACAGACTTGCCATGGCGCTGCCTGACATGTGGATTAAACTTCTAAAGGAGAAGAGTGACGACGACTGGGAAATGGGCAACATTGTCCATACCTTAACGAACCGCAGGCACGGCGAAAAGGTTGTCGCCTACGCAGAATCCCATGACCAGGCTCTAGTCGGCGACAAGACCCTCGCTTTCTGGCTTATGGACGCAGCGATGTACACAGACATGACTGTGCTGAAGCCTCTCACTCCCGTTGTGGACCGCGGCATAGCGCTCCACAAGCTCATCCGCTTGATCACCCACACCCTAGGCGGAGAGGCGTACCTAAATTTTGAGGGCAACGAATTCGGCCACCCGGAGTGGCTAGACTTTCCGAACGTTAACAACCACGACAGCTATCACTATGCGCGCCGCCAATTTAACCTGGTCGACGACCATCTTCTCCGCTACAGGCACCTTTACAACTTTGATAAGGCCATGCAGCTTTGCGAGCGCCAATTCAAGTGGCTCAATACACCACAGGCGTACATTTCGCTGAAGCATGAGGTGGACAAAGTCATCGCTTTCGAGAGGAACGGACatcttttcatttttaaCTTCCATCCCACTCAGAGTTTCGCCGACTACAGAATTGGGGTCGAACGGAGCGGCAGCTACCGCATTGTGCTCAATAGCGACCGCCCAGAATTCGGCGGCCACAACAGGATCGACGAGGACAATTCGAAGTTCTTTACCACAGATTTGCGCTGGAACAACAGAAGCAACTACATTCAAGTGTATATTCCTACCAGGACAGCTCTAATTTTGGCTCTCGACAACTGA
- the PET18 gene encoding Pet18p (similar to uniprot|P25362 Saccharomyces cerevisiae YCR020C PET18 Protein required for respiratory growth and stability of the mitochondrial genome), which produces MRCMALVVGTRERTSSAQGNYKNLSTRLSFISKYVYIKGKNGTAEPLFRPKLFFTASRPMSTSNRLLEAHRALFEKATSHKLTQQLCAGTLPDRTLYVYLAQDLQFFQSGLRLLTKTTSVAPNTNSLLILAKKIGFFANDENSYFHECLAHIADALPAADQARFRESRLPQVDRYVQLLERTAKSETSYAKLITFVYCMELVYLQWPKNCTVAVGLHWKYQTWIDLHAGDHFETWCEFLQQEVDKCDYAEVSGTFAQVLQLELEFFEACSAQ; this is translated from the coding sequence ATGCGGTGCATGGCACTGGTCGTGGGCACTCGCGAGCGCACCTCCTCTGCACAAGGAAACTACAAGAATCTCAGCACAAGGCTATCGTTTATATCGAAATACGTGTATATAAAGGGGAAAAACGGCACCGCAGAGCCATTGTTCCGGCCAAAACTGTTCTTCACCGCCTCACGACCCATGTCGACCTCGAACAGACTATTGGAAGCGCACCGCGCCCTCTTCGAAAAGGCCACAAGCCACAAGCTCACTCAGCAACTGTGCGCGGGCACGCTGCCCGACCGCACACTGTACGTCTACCTCGCACAGGACCTACAGTTCTTCCAGAGTGGGCTCCGCCTGCTCACCAAGACCACGTCCGTCGCGCCAAACACGAACAGTCTGCTGATACTCGCCAAGAAAATCGGATTCTTCGCCAATGACGAGAACAGCTACTTCCACGAGTGCCTCGCACACATTGCGGACGCGCTCCCAGCCGCAGACCAGGCGCGCTTCCGCGAGTCGCGCTTGCCTCAGGTGGACCGCTATGTCCAGCTGCTTGAGCGCACTGCGAAAAGCGAGACATCCTACGCCAAGCTCATCACTTTCGTCTACTGCATGGAGCTCGTGTACCTGCAGTGGCCCAAGAACTGCACAGTCGCCGTGGGGCTGCACTGGAAATACCAGACCTGGATTGATCTGCATGCGGGCGACCACTTCGAGACCTGGTGCGAATTCCTCCAGCAGGAAGTCGATAAGTGCGACTACGCAGAGGTTTCTGGCACCTTCGCGCAGGTGCTGCAGCTCGAGctcgagtttttcgagGCTTGTAGCGCCCAGTGA
- a CDS encoding sugar porter family MFS transporter (similar to uniprot|Q12300 Saccharomyces cerevisiae YDL138W RGT2 Plasma membrane glucose receptor, highly similar to Snf3p; both Rgt2p and Snf3p serve as transmembrane glucose sensors generating an intracellular signal that induces expression of glucose transporter (HXT) genes): MSSKSYKDTLLLRNVKYRGALYDRFPKVYNVYVVAMVSCISGLMFGFDISSMSSMIGTDKYKEYFSNPDSTTQGGITASMSGGSLLGSLISPNFTDAFGRRVSLHICAALWIAGAVLQCASQNQGMLIVGRVISGMGVGFGSSAAPVYCSEVAPPNIRGTVCGLFQFSVTLGIMIMFYIGYGCHFIDGTASFRITWGLQMVPGFALMLFTFFLPESPRWLANHDRWEEASEVVARIGAKGSLDNPQVRLQLEEIREQVIIDQQAAHFGFRQLFRKKTINKTIVGVCAQMWQQLCGMNVMMYYIVYIFQMAGYSGNTLLVSSSIQYVLNVVMTIPALLLVDKIGRRPVLMVGGVFMFIWLFVVAGLLADYSVPEPDGFEGDDTVRIRIPDSEKSAAKGVIAASYLFVCSFAPSWGVGIWIYCSEIFNNFERARGSAFCASVNWAFNFALAMFVPSAFKNITWKTYIIFGVFSIALTIQTFLMFPETKGKTLEEIDQMWADHIPAWKTASYVPDVPVVQDEEGNKLGLMGRSQHVENSSNTPEEKPMFEQQSSADNSLTRAES; encoded by the coding sequence ATGTCGTCAAAGTCGTATAAGGAcacgctgctgctgcgcaaCGTCAAGTACCGCGGCGCGCTGTACGACCGGTTCCCTAAGGTGTACAACGTGTACGTGGTGGCGATGGTGTCGTGCATCTCGGGGCTGATGTTCGGGTTCGACATCAGCTCCATGTCATCGATGATCGGGACTGACAAATACAAGGAGTACTTCAGCAATCCAGACTCGACGACGCAGGGTGGAATCACGGCGTCGATGTCCGGCGGGTCGCTGCTCGGGTCGCTGATATCGCCAAACTTCACGGACGCGTTCGGGCGGCGTGTGTCGCTGCACATCTGTGCGGCGCTGTGGATCGCGGGCGCGGTGCTGCAGTGCGCGTCGCAGAACCAGGGAATGCTGATTGTCGGGCGTGTGATCAGCGGCATGGGCGTCGGGTTCGGCTCGTCGGCCGCGCCCGTGTACTGCTCTGAGGTTGCGCCCCCCAACATCCGCGGCACCGTGTGCGGCCTGTTCCAGTTCAGCGTCACCCTGGGCATCATGATCATGTTCTACATCGGCTACGGCTGCCACTTCATCGACGGAACGGCCTCGTTCCGCATCACCTGGGGGCTGCAGATGGTGCCCGGCTTCGCGCTGATGCTGTTCACCTTCTTCCTACCCGAGTCGCCCCGGTGGCTTGCCAACCACGACCGCTGGGAGGAGGCCAGCGAGGTGGTCGCCCGCATAGGCGCCAAGGGCAGCCTCGACAACCCACAGGTGCGCCTACAGCTCGAGGAGATCCGCGAGCAGGTCATCATCGACCAGCAGGCCGCGCACTTTGGGTTCCGCCAGCTGTTCCGCAAGAAGACTATTAACAAAACCATTGTCGGCGTGTGCGCCCAGATGTGGCAGCAGCTGTGCGGTATGAACGTCATGATGTACTACATCGTGTACATCTTCCAGATGGCCGGCTACTCGGGCAACACACTGTTGGTGTCCAGTTCTATTCAGTACGTGCTGAACGTGGTGATGACTATCCCCGCCCTGCTCCTTGTCGATAAAATCGGCAGGAGGCCCGTCCTGATGGTCGGCGGCGTCTTCATGTTTATCTGGCTGTTTGTCGTGGCAGGCTTGTTGGCAGACTACTCGGTCCCCGAGCCAGACGGGTTTGAGGGTGACGACACAGTGAGGATCAGGATCCCTGACAGTGAAAAGTCGGCTGCCAAGGGTGTAATAGCTGCGTCCTACCTGTTCGTGTGCTCCTTCGCACCTTCCTGGGGTGTTGGTATTTGGATCTACTGTTCCgagattttcaacaacttcgaaaGAGCTAGGGGATCCGCTTTCTGTGCGTCCGTCAACTGGGCCTTTAACTTCGCCCTGGCAATGTTTGTGCCTTCTgccttcaagaacatcacCTGGAAGACATACATTATCTTTGGCGTGTTTTCCATCGCCCTGACCATTcaaaccttcttgatgttcCCGGAGACAAAGGGCAAGACACTGGAGGAAATTGACCAAATGTGGGCAGATCACATTCCTGCGTGGAAGACAGCCTCGTACGTGCCTGACGTTCCTGTTGTACAGGACGAAGAGGGCAACAAATTGGGGCTGATGGGGAGATCTCAGCACGTTGAAAACTCGTCAAATActccagaagaaaagcccATGTTTGAGCAGCAGAGTAGTGCTGATAACAGTCTCACGCGCGCCGAATCGTAA